Proteins co-encoded in one Rhodopirellula bahusiensis genomic window:
- a CDS encoding DUF1559 domain-containing protein, which produces MNISRHNSPQRGFTLVELLVVIAIIGVLVGLLLPAVQSAREAARRMQCSNNLKQITLAMHNYESTHRKIPANYTNGTSTAGNFSVFAQMAPFYEQGNMLDMIHFDRPLHVGCCPGQLVTPHDTAAKTAMPMLTCPSEDHDRTYFVTTLSGSGPTQAYSATNYGMNFGTGVGTLYDSRRTTDGILWINSNVGFESILDGLSNTAAFAEHLLGLSEQAPAEPTEPHLRKRVMMNVTCAFISRSMPPTTPGFTGFFLPENPNEMEAYVRGSGLHRGWAGHRGAGWINGREYWTGYSHYHPPQSLIPDMGSCGWGVFGTRSNHPGGVHVARCDGSVGFITESINLETWRALGTRNGREVLEAF; this is translated from the coding sequence ATGAACATCTCTCGACACAATTCACCGCAACGCGGTTTCACTTTGGTGGAATTGCTGGTTGTGATCGCCATCATCGGCGTCCTGGTTGGGCTGCTGCTTCCTGCGGTCCAGTCCGCTCGCGAGGCCGCCCGTCGCATGCAGTGCAGCAACAACCTGAAACAGATCACGCTCGCGATGCATAACTACGAAAGCACCCACCGAAAAATCCCCGCCAACTACACGAATGGAACCAGCACCGCGGGAAACTTTTCGGTCTTCGCCCAGATGGCTCCTTTCTACGAGCAAGGCAACATGCTCGACATGATCCACTTTGACCGTCCGCTGCACGTGGGTTGCTGCCCAGGGCAACTTGTCACGCCACACGATACCGCAGCCAAGACTGCCATGCCGATGCTGACCTGCCCCAGCGAAGACCATGATCGGACATACTTTGTCACCACGCTTTCAGGGAGCGGCCCAACCCAGGCTTACTCCGCCACCAACTATGGCATGAACTTTGGCACCGGCGTCGGGACGCTGTATGACTCGCGGAGAACGACCGATGGCATTCTATGGATCAACTCCAACGTCGGTTTCGAATCAATCCTCGACGGCCTGAGCAACACGGCAGCTTTCGCAGAACACTTGTTGGGTCTGTCGGAACAAGCCCCAGCCGAGCCCACCGAACCGCATCTACGAAAACGAGTGATGATGAATGTGACCTGTGCTTTCATCAGTCGCTCGATGCCGCCCACCACACCAGGGTTCACCGGATTCTTCCTTCCGGAAAATCCCAATGAAATGGAGGCCTATGTTCGCGGAAGCGGACTGCATCGCGGCTGGGCTGGACATCGCGGCGCGGGATGGATCAATGGTCGCGAATATTGGACTGGCTATTCCCACTATCACCCACCGCAAAGCCTGATCCCCGACATGGGCAGTTGTGGTTGGGGAGTCTTCGGCACCCGCAGCAATCACCCTGGCGGTGTTCACGTTGCTCGTTGCGACGGCAGCGTTGGCTTCATCACCGAAAGCATCAACCTGGAAACATGGCGAGCTCTCGGCACTCGAAACGGCCGCGAAGTCTTGGAGGCATTCTGA
- a CDS encoding DUF4198 domain-containing protein — translation MNTTFRNLTFALALLLPTMASAHDTWIQTNSPIVRTGEVVHVDLRLGNHGNHHRDFKLAGLLTLDWTSMEHIGPDGKRSDLKPQLFTSASAEKQGYWTTPVTLTQPGVHQFVQKLDRVMNHGKSIRSIRTAKSYVLASDSLDAPKIDGHTHETPVGLPFEMVLNTCPFSEVAAGQPITVTVLHHGKPIQNAVVSFIPEGETLQGERDPNYEFATNESGQATFVPQIATRHLIAAHHTAIDEKSDEFDFTSYATTIVLPVPNQPVAVLDR, via the coding sequence ATGAACACAACTTTTCGAAACCTGACTTTCGCTTTGGCTCTTCTTCTCCCCACGATGGCATCCGCTCACGACACGTGGATCCAAACCAACTCACCAATCGTTCGCACCGGCGAAGTCGTGCACGTCGACCTGCGATTAGGCAATCACGGCAACCACCATCGCGACTTCAAGTTGGCCGGTTTGTTGACACTCGACTGGACGTCGATGGAACACATCGGCCCTGATGGAAAGCGTTCCGATTTGAAACCTCAACTCTTCACCTCCGCGTCGGCTGAAAAGCAAGGTTACTGGACTACGCCGGTCACGCTGACCCAGCCCGGAGTGCACCAGTTCGTTCAGAAACTTGATCGGGTGATGAACCATGGCAAATCGATCCGCAGCATTCGAACCGCGAAAAGCTATGTGCTGGCCAGCGATTCTCTGGACGCTCCCAAGATCGACGGTCACACACACGAGACGCCAGTCGGATTGCCCTTTGAGATGGTGCTCAACACTTGCCCGTTCAGCGAAGTTGCCGCTGGTCAACCGATCACGGTCACGGTCCTGCATCACGGCAAACCAATCCAAAACGCCGTCGTCAGCTTCATCCCCGAAGGCGAAACTCTGCAAGGCGAGCGGGACCCCAACTACGAATTCGCGACCAATGAATCCGGCCAAGCCACGTTCGTCCCTCAAATAGCGACACGCCACCTGATCGCGGCTCACCACACCGCGATCGACGAGAAGTCCGATGAGTTCGACTTCACGAGCTACGCCACGACCATCGTGCTTCCTGTCCCCAACCAACCGGTTGCGGTACTGGATCGCTGA
- a CDS encoding flavodoxin family protein — translation MPKVLILYHSNTQNTHRMAELVAEGARQLDGADVRLRNIDDADHTDLDWCDGIALGSPTNYGTLSWQMKRWWDEQPIENWGKRDGKIGCVFTSAGAWGGGQEWTCMALMSILINYGFLVFGLTDYTGIKFSAHYGAISAGGPDEERVQEACRRLGLRLSEWTANMIDGQKEAHPLNQKYERFKDLGK, via the coding sequence ATGCCCAAAGTCCTGATTCTCTACCATTCGAACACTCAAAATACGCATCGAATGGCGGAACTGGTCGCCGAGGGTGCTCGGCAACTCGATGGAGCCGATGTTCGGCTCAGGAACATCGACGACGCCGACCACACGGATTTGGATTGGTGCGACGGCATCGCACTGGGTTCGCCGACGAATTACGGCACTCTGAGTTGGCAGATGAAACGTTGGTGGGACGAGCAACCCATTGAAAATTGGGGCAAACGCGACGGCAAGATTGGCTGTGTTTTCACATCAGCCGGTGCCTGGGGCGGCGGGCAAGAATGGACATGCATGGCTCTGATGTCCATCCTGATCAACTACGGATTCCTGGTCTTTGGGCTGACCGATTACACCGGAATCAAGTTTTCCGCTCACTACGGCGCGATCTCCGCCGGCGGTCCGGACGAAGAACGAGTCCAAGAAGCATGCCGCCGCCTCGGCCTGCGTTTGTCAGAATGGACGGCGAACATGATCGACGGTCAAAAAGAAGCTCACCCACTGAACCAAAAGTACGAACGATTCAAAGATTTGGGCAAATAG
- a CDS encoding Gfo/Idh/MocA family oxidoreductase, with amino-acid sequence MSARQKLNRRHFLQTTGAATAAGYFAGTSSLGNAQESPNERPVFATIGLRNQGWTITNKSFKYADFAAMADVDANVLGENIEKAKKAQGKAPEGYADYRKLLERKDIDAVMIAAPDHWHTKISVEAMLAGKDVYCEKPLTLTIDEGKLIEKIVKQTGRVFQVGTMQRTENNQRFLQAIAMIRDGRIGEIRKVTCGINGATGSPVIPAIDVPKGLDWDFWLGPAPKVPYRALPEMRKGYGGGVPLYTNCHYAWRNWYEYSGGQMNDWGAHHVDIATWALGADQSGPSKITPVSFSLPVDYKDGHPTVSDQYNSPTKFEIHANMPGDIPMVITSEGDNGIMFEGTKGRFFVNRGKIVGKPVEDLESNPLPEDAIENVYGGPVAANHTDNFVQAMRSRKQPISDVWTHNRMLETCHLANISIRLGRELNWDPTKREIVGDDEANSFLSRESRKGYEIDM; translated from the coding sequence ATGTCAGCCCGTCAAAAACTTAATCGGCGTCACTTCCTGCAAACCACCGGTGCCGCCACCGCAGCTGGCTACTTTGCCGGAACGAGCAGCCTCGGAAACGCACAGGAATCGCCCAACGAACGTCCCGTGTTCGCGACCATCGGCCTTCGCAACCAAGGCTGGACGATCACCAACAAGTCGTTCAAGTACGCTGACTTCGCCGCGATGGCTGACGTCGATGCGAACGTCTTGGGAGAAAACATCGAGAAAGCAAAGAAAGCACAAGGCAAGGCACCCGAGGGCTACGCCGACTACCGCAAGCTGCTCGAGCGTAAAGACATCGACGCGGTCATGATCGCAGCACCCGACCACTGGCACACCAAGATCTCCGTCGAAGCCATGTTGGCTGGCAAAGACGTCTATTGCGAAAAGCCGCTGACGCTGACGATCGACGAAGGCAAGCTGATCGAAAAGATCGTCAAACAAACCGGACGCGTCTTCCAAGTCGGAACAATGCAGCGGACCGAAAACAACCAACGCTTCCTTCAAGCGATCGCGATGATCCGCGATGGACGAATTGGTGAGATCCGAAAAGTCACCTGCGGAATCAACGGTGCGACCGGCTCACCAGTGATCCCCGCCATTGATGTGCCCAAAGGTCTGGACTGGGACTTCTGGCTCGGCCCAGCCCCCAAGGTTCCTTACCGGGCCTTGCCTGAGATGCGAAAGGGATACGGCGGCGGCGTGCCGCTTTACACCAATTGCCATTACGCCTGGCGGAACTGGTACGAGTATTCCGGTGGGCAGATGAATGACTGGGGTGCTCACCACGTCGACATCGCCACCTGGGCGTTGGGTGCCGATCAGTCAGGCCCCAGCAAGATCACGCCGGTTAGCTTCTCATTGCCCGTCGATTACAAAGATGGCCATCCAACCGTCAGCGATCAATACAACTCGCCGACCAAGTTCGAGATCCACGCTAACATGCCCGGCGACATCCCGATGGTGATCACAAGCGAAGGCGACAACGGGATCATGTTCGAAGGCACCAAGGGCCGGTTCTTCGTCAACCGCGGCAAGATCGTTGGAAAGCCAGTCGAAGATTTGGAATCCAACCCGCTGCCCGAAGACGCCATTGAAAATGTCTACGGTGGTCCCGTCGCGGCCAATCACACGGACAACTTCGTGCAAGCCATGCGTTCACGCAAACAACCGATCTCGGACGTTTGGACCCACAACCGAATGCTCGAAACCTGCCACTTGGCCAACATCTCGATCCGCTTGGGCCGCGAATTGAACTGGGACCCAACCAAACGTGAAATCGTTGGCGATGACGAAGCCAATTCGTTCCTCTCGCGTGAAAGTCGCAAGGGCTACGAAATCGACATGTAG
- a CDS encoding tetratricopeptide repeat protein, translated as MSVRTSHPVSSPPAVQKQPAIPNRTPELPAAVKSVSSLLSKRDYEGIIRRLHSAGRSPAIRNTLGVCLMRLGRKEEALSVFRQFVLSSNGFLERSEVSSACKRNFATALLVNGLVGGALDALNQSGDPDHPRAIELRTCLQDWERSLSWWRWLDWKINRIVAKDCQVPMNFEPGEFEFEVS; from the coding sequence ATGTCTGTGCGCACATCCCATCCTGTTTCTTCCCCTCCCGCAGTTCAAAAACAACCTGCCATACCGAATCGGACGCCTGAATTGCCGGCGGCGGTCAAGTCCGTTTCCAGTCTTCTTTCCAAGCGTGACTACGAAGGCATCATCCGCCGGTTGCACTCGGCAGGGAGGTCACCCGCGATTCGCAACACGCTGGGCGTTTGCTTGATGCGATTGGGGCGGAAGGAAGAGGCTTTGTCTGTGTTTCGTCAGTTTGTGCTGTCCTCCAACGGGTTCTTGGAACGGTCGGAAGTATCCAGTGCTTGCAAACGCAACTTCGCGACCGCGCTGCTTGTCAACGGGTTGGTGGGTGGAGCGTTGGATGCGCTCAACCAGTCCGGTGATCCGGATCACCCACGTGCGATTGAGTTGCGAACCTGTCTTCAAGATTGGGAGCGTTCGCTTTCTTGGTGGCGATGGCTGGATTGGAAGATCAATCGCATTGTGGCCAAGGACTGCCAAGTGCCAATGAATTTCGAGCCTGGTGAGTTCGAGTTCGAAGTGTCGTGA
- a CDS encoding sulfatase, whose translation MMSRLSWALPAFLIAIALSPSSFAETPTKEHPNVLFIYLDDYGWRDASFMGSDFYETPNLDALAERGMVFSNAYSCAANCAPARASLLSGQYSPRHEIYNVGTERRGNPKHGTLKHIPGTDVLSKNIQTWAHRVQQAGYQTGIIGKWHLSDDPLPYGFDINVAGTHGGSPPKGYFPPHPKVPGLEDASDDEYLTDRLTDEAIRFIEDNQKRSWFLYLSHFAVHTPLQAKPELVAKYKAKQPGTLHDHAVMAAMIESVDEGVGRLVDTLGELGLKENTAIVFTSDNGGYGPATSMKPLRGYKGTYYEGGIREPFFVTWPGVVDAGTKCDVPVIASDLYPTFCEIVRTTLPANQPLDGVSLMPLLTQDGMIANRALFWHFPAYLQSYSATDGQRDLLYRSRPCSIIRDGRWKLHEYFEDGGLELYDLETDPGESNNLASTNPIKTRALHSKLANWRKQIGAPVPTESNPNHDPASEAKAMQRAARKAAKR comes from the coding sequence ATGATGTCTCGCCTAAGCTGGGCTCTTCCGGCGTTCTTGATTGCCATCGCGCTATCGCCATCCTCTTTCGCGGAAACGCCAACGAAAGAGCATCCCAACGTCTTGTTCATTTACTTGGATGACTACGGTTGGCGTGATGCCAGTTTCATGGGTTCGGATTTCTATGAGACGCCGAACCTGGATGCTTTGGCCGAACGAGGCATGGTGTTCTCGAATGCTTATTCGTGTGCCGCGAACTGTGCACCGGCGCGAGCCAGTTTGCTATCGGGGCAGTATTCGCCGCGTCACGAAATTTACAACGTCGGAACTGAGCGTCGCGGCAATCCGAAACACGGAACGCTGAAGCACATTCCAGGCACCGACGTTCTATCGAAGAACATCCAAACCTGGGCTCATCGAGTTCAGCAGGCCGGCTACCAAACGGGCATCATTGGCAAGTGGCATCTGAGCGATGATCCGTTGCCTTACGGGTTTGATATCAATGTCGCGGGAACGCACGGCGGCAGTCCACCGAAGGGCTATTTTCCACCGCATCCCAAGGTGCCTGGGTTGGAAGACGCGAGCGACGACGAGTACCTGACCGATCGTCTCACGGACGAAGCCATCCGGTTCATCGAAGACAATCAGAAACGTTCTTGGTTCCTTTACCTGTCGCACTTTGCTGTCCACACGCCGTTGCAAGCCAAGCCGGAATTGGTTGCCAAGTACAAGGCGAAGCAACCAGGCACATTGCACGATCACGCGGTGATGGCGGCAATGATTGAGAGCGTCGACGAGGGAGTCGGGCGTTTGGTCGATACGCTGGGCGAGCTTGGATTGAAAGAGAACACCGCGATCGTCTTCACCAGCGACAACGGCGGATACGGACCAGCGACTTCCATGAAACCGTTGCGAGGCTACAAAGGCACCTACTATGAGGGCGGCATTCGCGAACCGTTCTTCGTGACTTGGCCGGGCGTGGTGGATGCGGGGACGAAGTGCGATGTGCCCGTGATCGCATCGGACTTGTACCCAACCTTCTGCGAAATAGTTCGGACGACGCTTCCCGCCAACCAGCCGCTTGACGGTGTGAGCTTGATGCCGTTGTTGACCCAAGATGGGATGATTGCCAATCGAGCTTTGTTCTGGCATTTCCCGGCTTACCTGCAAAGCTATTCTGCGACGGATGGCCAGCGAGATCTGCTGTATCGAAGTCGCCCGTGCAGCATCATTCGCGATGGTCGTTGGAAGCTGCACGAGTACTTCGAAGACGGAGGATTGGAATTGTATGACTTGGAAACAGACCCGGGCGAGTCGAACAATTTGGCGAGCACCAATCCGATCAAAACACGGGCTCTGCACAGCAAGCTGGCGAACTGGCGAAAGCAAATTGGGGCTCCCGTGCCGACCGAGTCCAACCCCAATCACGATCCGGCAAGCGAAGCCAAAGCGATGCAACGAGCTGCCCGCAAGGCTGCTAAGCGGTAG
- a CDS encoding outer membrane protein assembly factor BamB family protein gives MKRTISRQSGHLLWSFGLAVVFLGFSACRKSTPVDEVSISDSGVALQIRETPAVDLPWSQWRGPSMDGHADDATPPTTWDESTNIAWQADIPGRGHSSPIVIGDQVVLATADDARQQQMLISFDLESGAEKWRRVIHEGNFPAAREVHNKATNANGTPASDGELIVTAFLNQERIFVTAVDLNGEVVWQTDVGAFASKFGYAPSPVLYQSFVILAADNFGGGYLVALDLESGEVAWRRARGNASSYSSPMIANVGGTDQLLISGGDRVASYDPATGEPRWETSAIAEATCGTIVTAGDRIFASGGYPDKQTACFSATGEEIWSDRTALYEPSMVTNGTSLFGVTDNGVAMCWSNEDGSVQWKKRLGNNFSGSPVLAGGNVYVSDLSGNHYVFSASGDDYQLISKNRLGSDCYASPAVLADSLLLRIGFGEGDSRKERLVRITESL, from the coding sequence ATGAAACGAACGATCTCACGCCAATCCGGCCATCTGCTTTGGTCCTTCGGTTTGGCCGTCGTGTTTCTCGGGTTCTCCGCTTGCAGGAAGTCCACGCCGGTCGATGAAGTGTCGATCAGCGACAGCGGTGTGGCATTGCAAATTCGCGAAACCCCTGCGGTTGATTTGCCTTGGTCGCAGTGGCGTGGTCCCAGCATGGATGGGCACGCCGACGATGCCACGCCGCCAACAACCTGGGACGAGTCCACCAACATCGCTTGGCAAGCCGACATCCCAGGCCGCGGTCACAGCAGCCCAATCGTGATCGGTGATCAGGTTGTGCTGGCAACGGCCGACGATGCGAGGCAGCAACAGATGCTGATCTCGTTTGACTTGGAATCGGGAGCCGAAAAGTGGAGACGAGTGATCCACGAAGGAAACTTCCCGGCTGCTCGAGAAGTTCACAACAAAGCCACCAACGCCAATGGCACTCCCGCTTCTGATGGCGAGTTGATCGTGACCGCGTTCCTCAACCAGGAACGCATCTTTGTCACCGCGGTCGATCTGAACGGCGAAGTGGTTTGGCAAACCGACGTGGGAGCTTTTGCTTCGAAGTTCGGTTACGCCCCTTCACCGGTTCTGTACCAGTCGTTTGTGATTCTCGCCGCGGACAACTTTGGGGGTGGTTACTTGGTGGCATTGGACTTGGAATCTGGCGAGGTCGCTTGGCGACGTGCTCGCGGCAATGCCAGCAGTTACTCCAGTCCCATGATCGCGAACGTCGGTGGCACGGATCAGTTGTTGATCAGCGGCGGCGACCGTGTCGCCAGCTATGATCCTGCGACCGGCGAGCCACGTTGGGAGACTTCCGCGATTGCCGAAGCGACTTGCGGCACGATTGTGACGGCGGGTGATCGAATCTTTGCCTCGGGTGGTTACCCCGACAAGCAAACGGCCTGCTTCTCCGCGACGGGCGAGGAAATTTGGTCGGACCGCACGGCTCTCTATGAACCGTCCATGGTGACCAACGGCACCAGTCTGTTCGGTGTCACCGACAACGGCGTTGCGATGTGTTGGTCAAACGAAGACGGGAGCGTTCAGTGGAAAAAACGTTTGGGCAACAATTTCAGCGGGTCGCCCGTGCTGGCGGGAGGCAATGTTTACGTGTCAGATCTGTCAGGCAACCATTACGTTTTTTCTGCCAGCGGTGACGACTATCAACTGATTTCGAAGAATCGTCTCGGATCAGATTGCTACGCCAGTCCCGCGGTTCTGGCGGACTCGTTGTTGCTGCGAATTGGGTTTGGCGAAGGTGATTCGCGAAAAGAACGATTGGTTAGAATCACGGAAAGTCTTTGA
- a CDS encoding sulfatase family protein: MFHRQCSRLLLAALFLLVASPAHAETDTSKQKTSRPHIVMAFADDWGCYASAYARHFPGTANEVISTPKFDSIARDGVLFTNAFVSAPSCTPCRSSLMSGQPFWRCDKASILLGAVWDFSLPAYPLLLEESGYRIGHTYKVWSPGRPGNAPFGGSRTASNKAGSKFNGFSQFVMKAKDRDAAKAKLFEEVRQNIRNFLDADNDGKLDGDSPICYWFGPTNTHRKWIAKSGNELWGINPDDLKGKLPAYLPDVPEIREDFADYLGEAMAFDAALVVLDEELQRLGIADNTLLVVSGDHGVPGVSRGKCNLYDFGTHVPLAVRWPNGVEHSDRVVTDFVSLPELATTFLDVASVEAPATMIARPITSLLTSDKSGRIDPSRDAVFTGRERHVATARDGAKPYPQRAIQSDDWLYIINFEPERTPMGDGPEIDASDSEFPLEEQLRESTFAAYADLDASPTKAFVTLNREKFPEAFEYMVGRRPRIEMYDLKSDPDCLNNLAGHSDHAKTELQLNQRLIGELKRTGDPRMSEPVMFEQGMFVEPVGPGNKKKQSAKAKNKK; the protein is encoded by the coding sequence ATGTTCCATCGGCAATGTTCCCGTTTGTTGCTTGCTGCCTTGTTCTTGTTGGTTGCCTCGCCGGCACACGCTGAAACAGATACGTCCAAGCAGAAAACGTCACGACCGCACATTGTCATGGCGTTCGCCGACGATTGGGGCTGTTACGCGAGTGCCTATGCAAGGCATTTCCCTGGCACCGCCAACGAAGTGATCTCGACTCCCAAGTTTGATTCGATCGCACGCGATGGTGTGTTGTTCACCAACGCATTCGTGAGTGCACCGTCTTGCACGCCTTGCCGAAGTTCGCTGATGTCCGGCCAACCGTTTTGGCGATGCGACAAGGCTTCGATTCTACTCGGTGCGGTTTGGGATTTTTCGTTGCCCGCTTACCCGTTGTTGTTGGAAGAATCTGGGTACCGGATCGGACACACCTACAAAGTCTGGAGTCCCGGGCGTCCCGGCAACGCACCGTTTGGTGGATCCCGCACCGCATCGAACAAGGCTGGATCGAAGTTCAACGGGTTCTCTCAGTTCGTGATGAAAGCCAAGGACCGTGACGCCGCGAAGGCGAAGCTGTTCGAAGAAGTCCGCCAGAACATTCGTAACTTCCTTGACGCTGATAACGATGGAAAGCTCGATGGTGATTCACCGATTTGCTATTGGTTCGGACCCACCAACACGCACCGAAAGTGGATCGCCAAAAGTGGCAACGAGCTGTGGGGGATCAACCCGGATGACTTGAAAGGCAAACTGCCCGCGTACCTGCCGGATGTGCCCGAAATTCGTGAGGACTTTGCCGACTACCTCGGTGAAGCGATGGCGTTTGATGCCGCACTGGTGGTCTTGGACGAAGAACTGCAACGACTTGGCATCGCCGATAACACGCTGTTGGTTGTCAGCGGTGATCACGGCGTTCCCGGTGTCTCGCGTGGCAAATGCAATCTGTACGACTTTGGAACCCACGTGCCGCTCGCGGTCCGTTGGCCAAACGGAGTCGAGCATTCCGACCGCGTCGTCACTGACTTTGTTTCGTTGCCCGAATTGGCGACCACGTTCTTGGACGTTGCCAGTGTCGAAGCTCCCGCGACCATGATCGCTCGTCCAATCACTTCTCTGTTGACCAGTGACAAATCTGGTCGCATTGATCCTTCGCGAGATGCGGTCTTCACAGGCCGAGAACGGCACGTCGCGACGGCTCGTGATGGGGCCAAGCCTTATCCGCAACGGGCCATCCAATCCGACGATTGGTTGTACATCATTAACTTCGAACCCGAGCGAACGCCCATGGGCGACGGTCCCGAAATCGATGCAAGCGACAGTGAGTTCCCATTGGAGGAACAATTGCGTGAGAGCACTTTCGCGGCCTACGCAGACCTCGACGCCAGCCCAACGAAGGCGTTCGTGACATTGAATCGCGAGAAGTTTCCCGAAGCGTTTGAGTACATGGTGGGCCGCCGACCTCGTATCGAGATGTATGACCTGAAGTCCGATCCGGATTGTTTGAACAACCTCGCGGGGCACTCGGATCACGCGAAAACCGAGTTGCAGCTGAACCAACGCTTGATCGGTGAGCTCAAACGAACCGGCGATCCTCGAATGAGCGAACCGGTGATGTTCGAACAGGGTATGTTTGTGGAACCGGTTGGCCCTGGCAATAAAAAGAAGCAGTCCGCCAAGGCGAAGAACAAAAAATGA
- a CDS encoding prephenate dehydrogenase, producing the protein MPEPSCRSVAIIGLGLLGGSVALSIRRRWPSVRLTACARSPETRALALDRSIVDEVFETPDAAANGCDLAVIATPVNRIASLTQTLAGQFPELTLTDVGSTKGGLVRELLGTASAKQFVPAHPIAGSEKSGAEHARADLFDDKPIVITPSGEELPQHVAAATEFWRATGGRIVTMPAEQHDATLALTSHLPHLLSSLAARQITREMLDLVGTGWLDTTRVAAGDADLWTAIVSENRDAILSAIEQSRSDLDTLQTIVNQGDDAALRTWLDTAKQIRQSAQT; encoded by the coding sequence ATGCCCGAGCCCTCCTGCCGATCCGTTGCGATCATCGGTTTGGGGTTGTTGGGTGGAAGTGTGGCGTTGTCGATTCGCAGACGTTGGCCATCAGTGCGACTGACCGCCTGCGCCCGATCGCCTGAAACTCGCGCATTGGCTCTGGATCGGTCCATCGTCGATGAAGTCTTCGAGACCCCCGATGCCGCCGCGAATGGCTGTGATTTGGCCGTGATCGCCACGCCAGTCAACCGGATCGCCTCGCTGACCCAGACACTTGCGGGCCAATTTCCGGAGCTGACGTTGACCGACGTGGGCAGCACCAAAGGCGGTTTGGTCCGCGAATTATTGGGGACGGCGTCGGCGAAACAGTTCGTTCCGGCTCACCCGATCGCGGGAAGCGAAAAAAGCGGGGCGGAGCACGCACGAGCGGACCTTTTCGACGACAAACCCATCGTGATCACGCCCAGCGGCGAAGAACTGCCGCAACACGTCGCCGCCGCGACCGAATTTTGGCGAGCCACCGGCGGACGAATTGTCACGATGCCGGCCGAACAGCACGATGCCACCTTGGCATTGACGTCTCATTTGCCACACTTGCTGTCGTCGCTCGCCGCACGCCAAATCACTCGCGAAATGCTTGATCTGGTTGGCACCGGTTGGCTGGACACCACTCGTGTGGCGGCGGGGGATGCGGACCTTTGGACCGCCATCGTTTCCGAAAACCGCGACGCGATCCTGAGTGCGATCGAACAATCCCGGTCGGACTTGGACACACTGCAAACCATCGTGAACCAGGGCGACGACGCTGCCCTGCGAACCTGGCTCGACACCGCCAAACAAATTCGACAATCCGCTCAAACCTAA